TTCTCCTTGAACTCAATCCTTTCTCCATGATCATGGACGATCGCTTTCTGAGGGCGAGGCGGAGTCTTCTTTCCACCCTTGTTTAATGTAAAAGAAACGATGGAAACGGAAACAGCCGCCACCAGAACGATTAATAAAATTCTAAGTTTGTTAGATGATGGAATCATTTCGAGCCCCCTTCCTTAGCACCACCGGATTCTCCGTTGGATTTGTAACTTGGGACGATCAGCCCCGTTCCGACCGAGTAATTTACTCCTTCGATCGCTTCCATTCTATCCGTTTGGAGGCGTAACATTTCCACGATACTGGATCTGTATGTTTCGAAGAAGTCGGCGAATTCTAAAATAGATATATAACGTTTTTCGTAACTAAGGATCATATCCTCCGCTAGATCGGCGTAGTCCTTAGTGTAAGTGTTTCTGAACTTTTTGTAGAGATCGTCTTTTGCTTTCGCAGTAGCCAAGGCAACGCTCACATCGTTCTCTACTTCCAAGATCAGGTTTTTTAGTTCCTGTTTTCTGACTTGGATGGATTTTTCGGCAGCCTTGATATTACCTTGGTTCCTATCGAAGATCGGAATATTCAACTGCGCGGTAATCCCCCAATAGTTCTGGAAGGCGGTTCCCCCTCTGTTATACATAGGGCCGAAGGCAAGATCCGGGATCGCGTTTGCATGTTGCAATTCCAGGTTTGCTTCTTCATATCTTAATGCCTGGACCGCTTTTTTCAGGTCGGGCCTGTATTCCCGGGCCTTAGCAAGCATATTATCTAATTTTAATCCTTCCATGGTCGCTTTTTCAACGAAGTCCAGGTCCAGAACGGGAACGATTGCAACTGATTGGTTTTTATAAGTGTCTTCGTTCAATAAAACTCGTAGGTCAGCTTCCTTCTCTAGGACCTTGATCCTGAGATCTTCTCTTTCTTTTCGTAAGAAAAATAGAAGTGCCTTTAAACGTAGAACTTCAGACTGAAGAACCGCTCTTCTTTTTTGGGCGAGTTCCGCGGAGTTTACCGTTTTATCCAAAGCGATCAGACTTTTGTCGTAAAATGCGATCGCGTCCCTGTAATAATGAATAAAGTAGAATGTCCTACGCAGTTTTGTAATGAGCGCTCTTGCAAGATCGTAAAATTCCTGCTCGCTCATCTTAGCGCTTAGCTCTGCGACTCTGATCCTTTTGTCTATCTTACCGCCGAGCAAGAATACTTGTTGGATCTGCACCACTGTTTGTCCCGATCTGGTAAAATCGAAATAACGTTGTGTAGGCTCCGCGAAAATACTCTGATCCACGAAAATATTCGGGTTCGCATATAGACCTGCTTGCTCTATCCCCGCTTTTCTCGCGTCGATATTAAACTTAGAAGCAAGTAATAGAAGGTTATTCTTCCAAAGAAGTTCTTCTGCCTTGGCAAGTTCTAATCGAACTTGTGTCCTTTCCTGATCTCCGGAAGCTGCAGCGATCTTTGCATCCGTATACAAAGTTTCACCACTCCCAGGAGCACCATCCGGTAAAGGATCCGGCTGAGAAACGGTCTGATTCGTCGCCCAGACCAAGATTAGGAACGTTAGTATCTTTTTATTCATAGTTGTACGAAGTTATCCCTGAAGATAGCTTTTGCTTATGCAAGACTCCCCTATGGAACGATGCCAATAGACCTATGGCGCGAAAATCGTTCCGAAGTAATATAAAACCGATTAAGCCAGGCTAGGTGGGGGGAGATTTGTTAGGGAAAAGTGGAGAAGTCGGTCCGATCTGTATCGACCGTTTACAAATACGATCTTAGAAACAAATGTGGATGGAGTCCAAGGGTAGCTGGATGACGCATCTACGAGAAAGTCAGCAAATCTGCTGTCTCTTTCTCTAGCTTGTGTATAAACTAATCCTTCGGAATCCGTAAGATCCGATTCAATGGCGGTGGAAATGTTTTTCTTTGTTTGGGATAAAGAAATAGCCCGGCTCTCTAGGTCTTTATCCACCCATTCCAAAGTGGAAGAAAAGACTACCAGAGCAATCTGTAGAAAGATCAGCAGAATGAAAGGTATGCGCCGCACTATTATGCCAAAAGAATATAGACGATTATTCCGTCAATCCTTAGTATATATTACGAAGAAACGTTAGCTATTCCAATCTGTTTTTTGTTGAATTAAATGGAAGATGTACTAACGATTTGGACTAGGTGGAGTATAACCCACGTGGACTACTGTACCTCGTTGAAAACGTATTAAGATCTCTCTATCAGGTCTGGAACCTTCAGCAAATTTAGAAACAGGCCTATAATAAAGCCATTCCTCCATCCCAGGGGCCCAATTATTCACGACCCTTTTTTCATCCGGCTCCCCGAGCTTACCTTTTACGAATAATTTGTTTTGGTAGAGAAGAGATTGGATCAGTTGAGCGCGAATATAAATGTTCGCGGAAGCTTCTGCCGTTTTTGCATCTACATTTTGTCCCAATAAATTGACATCAGCATCCGGAATGGATTTGAGAACGAACTCCTTGCATTTTGCATCGTCTGCAAACGTCCCCATACATTCGGAATACAATTGCGCAGGACTTTTACTTTCTCTCGCCCCCGCGCCATCTCCGGAGAGATAAGCGCATTGAGAGAAAGTTATAATACAAAATGGAAATAGGAGCTTAATATTCATTTTCGTTTTCTCCGACTGGTTTTCCTTTCGGAACCTCCGCCTCCGGAAGCCACAGGCAATGCCTCTGCTGCAAGATTTTTAGGTTTAGCTCCCTGTAATTCTTGGAAGCCTCCAGTCAGTTCTTGTCCTACTTTTTTATACTCTTTTTTCTCTTCAGGCAACTGAGTTTTTTCGGTAACTTCGACACGGAGTAAGAAACTAACGATCTCATACTTCATGTTCTCGATCGCTTGGTCGAATAATCGGAAACCTTGTAGTTTATATTCTACAAGCGGGTTCTTTTCTCCATAACCTACCGTCCAGATACCTTCTCTCAAGTGGTCCATGGAATACAGATGTTCTTTCCAACGATGGTCCAGAATATCTAAGAAAATATTTCTTTCTAAAAGTTTCCAAACGTCCGCGCCTATACGATCCGCTTTCTCTTGGTAGAAAGTTTGGGCGGCATTATTCAAAGCATCAAAAATAGCTAATTGAGGATTTTTAGATTTTCTAATGGCATCTTGGTCCACCTTCCAAGGAAGTCCTAGACCTTCGAACCATTCTTTTAAAACATCCAATTCCCAACCGTTAGGATTTCCTCCCTCGCAGGTGGCGACCACTTGGGCTTCTATCATTTCTTCTAAGAAACTTTTTGCCTGACCGGTTACGTCTCCGCCTTCTAGGACCTCGTTTCTCATTTTATAGATCACGATCCTTTGGCGGTTCATTACATCGTCGTATTCCAAAAGGTGCTTACGGATGTCGAAGTTATGACCTTCTACCCTTTTTTGGGCTCTGGCGATTGCGTTAGACACCATCGGGTGCTCTATCTCTTGTCCTTCCGGCATCTTAAGTCTTTCCATGATGCCTGCGATCCTATCGGATCCGAAAATCCTCATTAGATCGTCTTGTAAGGAAAGATAGAATCGACTAGAACCTGGATCTCCCTGACGACCGGAACGACCCCGAAGCTGGTTGTCGATCCTTCTCGCCTCGTGTCTTTCGGTTCCTAAAATATGAAGACCGCCCGCTTCCAAAACTTCTTCGTGATTCTTTCTCCAGATCTTTGCACTGGTCAGGATCTCATTTGCTTTGGATTTTTTTGACTGAGAATCCAATCTTTGGGAAATAGATTCTGCTCTATCAAAATCAGCACGAACTACAGCTTCTTTAAATTCTGTGATCACCGGATCGGATTCTTTCCAAGATTCCAGACTTTCTTTAAATAACTGAGCTCCACCCAATACGATGTCAGTTCCCCTTCCCGCCATGTTCGTAGCGATGGTAACAGCTGCAGGTTTTCCTGCGTTTGCGATGATCTCTGCTTCTTTTTCATGGAACTTTGCGTTTAATACATTATGAGCAATTCCGGCCTGAGCCAGAAGTCTTGCGAGAACTTCCGATTTTTCAATGGAGATTGTTCCTACAAGCACAGGTTGTTTTTTATCTCTGCATTCTTTAATCTCGTTCAAGATTGCGGTGAACTTTTCTTTTTCAGTTCTATACACTCTATCGGCTGCGTCCTTTCTTTGGACTGGAACGTTCGGAGGGATTACGATCACATCTAAATTATAGATCTTATGAAATTCTTCCGCTTCCGTATCAGCAGTTCCAGTCATACCGGAAAGTTTTTCGTACAATCTGAAATAGTTCTGGAAGGTAATACTTGCGAGAGTTTGGGATTCTCTAGCGATAGGAACCCCTTCTTTTGCTTCGAGAGCCTGGTGCAATCCGTCCGAATATCTTCGACCGGACATCAAACGACCGGTGAACTCATCTACGATAATCACTTCTCCGTTTTGGACTACATAGTCCACATCTCTCTGGAATATTTTATGCGCCTTTAAAGCCTGGTGAACGTGATGAACTAGATCCACATTTTGAGGAGCGTATAAGTTCTCGATCCCAAGGATCTCTTCCACATGGGCCACACCCTTTTCTGTCATCAGAGTGTTTTTGGCCTTCTCATCCTTCTCGTAATCCTCACCTTCGATGAGTCTAGGAATGATCTTGTCTATACGAGTATATTTGTCTGTGGATTCGTCGGAAGGACCGGAGATAATAAGTGGAGTCCTCGCCTCGTCGATCAGGATCGAGTCCACCTCGTCCACGATCGCAAAAAAATGAGATCTCTGCACCTTATGATCAATATGAGAAACCATATTGTCTCTCAGATAATCGAAACCATATTCGTTATTGGTCCCGTATGTGATATCGGAAGAGTAAGCGTTCTTACGATCATCGTGTTCCATATCGTGTTGGATAATTCCCACGGATAATTCCAAGAAATCGTAAATCGGTTTCATCCAAAGTGCGTCTCTTCTTGCCAGGTAATCGTTCACTGTAACCACATGAACCCCTTTACCAGCGAGCGCATTCAGATATACTGCTAAGGTAGAAGTAAGAGTTTTACCTTCCCCAGTCTTCATCTCGGAGATATTTCCCCAATGAAGAGCGATCCCTCCCATCATCTGCACATCGAAATGGCGCATCCCTAATTTTCTTAAGGCGGCTTCTCTTACGGTAGCAAACGCTTCCGGAAGAATATCATCCAAGGTCTCTCCTTTCGCGAGTCTTTCTTTAAACTTTCTAGTTTGAGAAGAAAGTTCAGAATCGCTAAGAGAACGCATGGACTCTTCCAAAGAATTGATTTGGACTACAATCGGAGTGAGTCTTTTGAGGTCTCTTTCGTATTTACTTCCGAATAAAACCCTGAGTATTTTCTGAATCATGTATGCACCATCAATCGTTTCGTCTTATAAATAGTCCCGGGAATTCGGGACATTGGATAGAAATATTATAATTCCAAAATTCCTTCAAAGAGCGCTCTGCCAGCTCTTTCCATCTGAGACCTAAGATCTTCCGTTTCGGGTCCGGGAATCCATCCTGCTTTTTTGATAAACTCAGAATGTATATTCTTCCAAACGTTTAACATATTCTCTGTTACTTCCAGATGGCATTGGATACCGAAAACCCGATCCTCATATCCAAACATCTGGTTAGAATAGAAACTTCCTTGTAATAAATGATCCGCGCCTTTCGGGATCTCGAATATATCCTCATGTAAATGGAATGCTGGGAAACTAGAAGTTCCATTCAATTTAGAAAATGCAGGATGAGATGGATTCACTAGTTTCACGTCAGAGAAGCCTACTTCTGGCCCCTTCTCCCCTTCGTATACCTTAGCACCTAAAACGGTTGCTAAGATCTGAGAACCCAAGCAGATCCCGATCACCTTCTTATCTTTCATAGATACCAAGTGAGATGCAAGCTCTAGCCAAGGTTTAAAAAATTTATGCTGATTAGGATCATGTACGGTTTGAGGCCCGCCCAAGAATACTACCAAATCGAACATCTGGTGAGCTGCCGGAACGATATGTACTCGTTCGTCGTACGCGTTATGATAAGTAATCCTATAATTCCTAGCTTGCAAAGAATCTAATAGAGTTCCCGGACCTTCGCAATCCTTGAACCGAACGATGAGACATCTCATGATTGGCCGGCCATTCTTTTGAAGAAGATCACTTTCATAGTTTTAGGGATTTTATTCGGGTCGGACTCTTCACTGATCGGACCGATAAAATTATAATATAAGATCAAAGGTTTCGTTTTGAATAGAAGTGTTTCAGGAGTTCCGGTCACTAGTCCTTCTGTACGATCCACTTTGAAAGGGGGCTTCATTATGAGGACCGGAACTTGGATGCCGAATTTTTTTACTTCTTCTTTCATCAGAACTGCTGCTTCTTTCATCTTTTGTTCCGTAGAAAGAGCTTCCGGATTATCGAAAAATATATCCGGGTCCACGATCATGTATAACTTGATATGAGGAGATTTTTTCAGTTCTGCATTCAGATAATTTAAAACTGGGATTTCCTTAATACAAGGAAGACAATTTGGTCCGTACACATTCAGTGCGATACGATCCGCGGCAATGTCGCCGATACGGATATTTTCACCTTCCAAACTAATGCCTTCAAAATTTTGGACACCTAGATTGGATTGTTCTGAGGGAGCACATACGGTAAGAAGGCTCGCTATTAATAAAAGGGTTAGGCGGAAGAAAATCCCCTTGGAAAAGGGAAAACTAAGCCTGGAATCGGAGTTGGCCTGAGAATCCATGGGCGATTACCAAAATTGAAGATTCTCCCCAGAATTCAAGGAATAAACAAGATATAAGGGATTGACAGAGAGGGGAAATTGAGAATGATGGTAGTTTCAAAGGCCTCTATCCCCTTTCAGGAATACAAAATGACCCAAAACCAGAATTCAGAATTCGATATTGTAACTTTGATTGAACTGGCCAAAAAAAACAAGTACGAAAGAGCCGTAGCCGGCTTTCAAATCCTGGATAGAATCGACAGGCTCGAATTACCCAAAAAAATCAAAGGACGCAAACTTGCCGTCCAAGCGATGTTCGCACTCGCAAACGAAGAAGTTCAGTATAAATACGTAACTAAAGAAGAAAGAGCCGCAATCGAAGCGGAAGCACAAGGAAACGGAGCCACTTATTCCCAATTCAACGGACTATTCGAAGCTCCTCAAGCTCCCATCGCAGAAGAAGATACGGAAGAAGATTTCATTCCGGAAGAAGCTGCGAAACCTCTTATGGACATGGAAGATGGTGAAGAGGGAGAATCCTACGAAGAGGAAGATGATTCCGATGACGACGAGGATGAAGAAGAGGAAGATGATGATGATTCCGACGAGGATGAGGACGAAGAAGACGAGGATTAAGCTATCTTTCAGCTTGTCCGGCAATCCGACGGTTCTCTGAATTTGAAGGAGGAAAATTCCTCCTTCCATCTACATTCTACACAAAATCCAATCAAAGAGGGAGAGAGAATCTCCCTTTCTATTCCTAAAACATTAGAAAATGACGAATTGCTAGTCCTAATCGGGATTGGTTGCGGCTATCATGCGATTTCTTATTTGAAATCTGTCGAAGTGCCTACAAAAATCCTATTACTGGAACCATTCTCAGAGTTAGAAACCCTAGTTGGACCCTTGCTTAAGGAAAAATTAGGCAACACTCCGGTATATTACGGTTGGGAGAAGTTTGAAAAATTAGATAGATCCGACTGGATGCCGACCGGCACCAAAAACTTACGAATTTTCATTCACCCGAATTATTCCAGACGTTATCCTGATCTAAGCCAGAGGATCGTTTTCTTCTTCCAAAAAAAAGGATCCGTTTCTCAAAACAAACTCGCTAAGCAGGAATTCGGAAGACTCTGGGTCAGAAACTTCTTCAGACATCTAAAAAAATCTTCTGAAACTCCAAACTCATATCATATCCTGGGTCGTTCTCTCGCTACAAAGCCAGGAAGGATCGGATGTTTTGTAGGAGCTTCGCCAAATTTAGAATCAGAGATCGATTGGATCCGGCAAAATCGTGAAAAATTCTTCTTACTGAGTTCAGACACTGCGCTCGGATATCTATTAGAAAACGGTATTCAACCTCATGGAGTGCTCTCAATAGACAGTGGACTTGGAACATTCTACCATTTTCCGGAAAATGTACCCGAAAATATTCCAATCTTCACTTGGTTTGGCGGAGCGTGTAGGATCTTCGACCTGAAAAACCCAAAAGTAATCTATCTTTCCACACATCCATTGG
Above is a genomic segment from Leptospira johnsonii containing:
- the secA gene encoding preprotein translocase subunit SecA; protein product: MIQKILRVLFGSKYERDLKRLTPIVVQINSLEESMRSLSDSELSSQTRKFKERLAKGETLDDILPEAFATVREAALRKLGMRHFDVQMMGGIALHWGNISEMKTGEGKTLTSTLAVYLNALAGKGVHVVTVNDYLARRDALWMKPIYDFLELSVGIIQHDMEHDDRKNAYSSDITYGTNNEYGFDYLRDNMVSHIDHKVQRSHFFAIVDEVDSILIDEARTPLIISGPSDESTDKYTRIDKIIPRLIEGEDYEKDEKAKNTLMTEKGVAHVEEILGIENLYAPQNVDLVHHVHQALKAHKIFQRDVDYVVQNGEVIIVDEFTGRLMSGRRYSDGLHQALEAKEGVPIARESQTLASITFQNYFRLYEKLSGMTGTADTEAEEFHKIYNLDVIVIPPNVPVQRKDAADRVYRTEKEKFTAILNEIKECRDKKQPVLVGTISIEKSEVLARLLAQAGIAHNVLNAKFHEKEAEIIANAGKPAAVTIATNMAGRGTDIVLGGAQLFKESLESWKESDPVITEFKEAVVRADFDRAESISQRLDSQSKKSKANEILTSAKIWRKNHEEVLEAGGLHILGTERHEARRIDNQLRGRSGRQGDPGSSRFYLSLQDDLMRIFGSDRIAGIMERLKMPEGQEIEHPMVSNAIARAQKRVEGHNFDIRKHLLEYDDVMNRQRIVIYKMRNEVLEGGDVTGQAKSFLEEMIEAQVVATCEGGNPNGWELDVLKEWFEGLGLPWKVDQDAIRKSKNPQLAIFDALNNAAQTFYQEKADRIGADVWKLLERNIFLDILDHRWKEHLYSMDHLREGIWTVGYGEKNPLVEYKLQGFRLFDQAIENMKYEIVSFLLRVEVTEKTQLPEEKKEYKKVGQELTGGFQELQGAKPKNLAAEALPVASGGGGSERKTSRRKRK
- a CDS encoding DNA primase translates to MMVVSKASIPFQEYKMTQNQNSEFDIVTLIELAKKNKYERAVAGFQILDRIDRLELPKKIKGRKLAVQAMFALANEEVQYKYVTKEERAAIEAEAQGNGATYSQFNGLFEAPQAPIAEEDTEEDFIPEEAAKPLMDMEDGEEGESYEEEDDSDDDEDEEEEDDDDSDEDEDEEDED
- a CDS encoding TlpA family protein disulfide reductase; this translates as MDSQANSDSRLSFPFSKGIFFRLTLLLIASLLTVCAPSEQSNLGVQNFEGISLEGENIRIGDIAADRIALNVYGPNCLPCIKEIPVLNYLNAELKKSPHIKLYMIVDPDIFFDNPEALSTEQKMKEAAVLMKEEVKKFGIQVPVLIMKPPFKVDRTEGLVTGTPETLLFKTKPLILYYNFIGPISEESDPNKIPKTMKVIFFKRMAGQS
- a CDS encoding 6-hydroxymethylpterin diphosphokinase MptE-like protein, which encodes MKEENSSFHLHSTQNPIKEGERISLSIPKTLENDELLVLIGIGCGYHAISYLKSVEVPTKILLLEPFSELETLVGPLLKEKLGNTPVYYGWEKFEKLDRSDWMPTGTKNLRIFIHPNYSRRYPDLSQRIVFFFQKKGSVSQNKLAKQEFGRLWVRNFFRHLKKSSETPNSYHILGRSLATKPGRIGCFVGASPNLESEIDWIRQNREKFFLLSSDTALGYLLENGIQPHGVLSIDSGLGTFYHFPENVPENIPIFTWFGGACRIFDLKNPKVIYLSTHPLDQILGAKFYPKAPILENPTLNVAGLAVSLLKSLGAESVLLKGFGFDRQAGKTHCRSTGYERYDRFFIDRKRSLYNSRYTPESRWRTRTSVLEILQKWSPIPILSEMGSRIETFSDWENSLENYPSSFPGSGQEWRKLCSGISELPSEIQILLPREIKLLDPRT
- a CDS encoding type 1 glutamine amidotransferase; its protein translation is MRCLIVRFKDCEGPGTLLDSLQARNYRITYHNAYDERVHIVPAAHQMFDLVVFLGGPQTVHDPNQHKFFKPWLELASHLVSMKDKKVIGICLGSQILATVLGAKVYEGEKGPEVGFSDVKLVNPSHPAFSKLNGTSSFPAFHLHEDIFEIPKGADHLLQGSFYSNQMFGYEDRVFGIQCHLEVTENMLNVWKNIHSEFIKKAGWIPGPETEDLRSQMERAGRALFEGILEL